In Cynocephalus volans isolate mCynVol1 chromosome 3, mCynVol1.pri, whole genome shotgun sequence, one DNA window encodes the following:
- the LOC134371621 gene encoding C2 calcium-dependent domain-containing protein 4B-like, with protein sequence MRLLGKLRSSAAGSTASEPAFSNVLTPGRIPEFCIPPRLPVPCPPECPPPAAALPRRCATEPDLWPGTPDEAAGRTDWDPRSQAALSLPHLPRARTAYGFCALLESPHTRRKESLFLGGPGAAALPRPPPARPAPRPRAHTYGGGSGPRAQDTAPAATPVVPGRPRRRRLLRAPDGLLSRALRARRCRGLARARCVSSGDEDEERGAGSEAPAAVPAACLLPPPGPRPERLKAEGTVALGRAGGALLLAAEYCPASGRLCIRLLGAEGLAGGGPEPRAVGCRLSLVLQPPGTTRKRRSAVGGRSRKAAFDQDFCFDGLTEDELRRLAVRVKAEGKGRGLERGRLLGQGELPLGSLLLL encoded by the coding sequence ATGCGGCTCCTCGGGAAACTCCGTTCTTCCGCAGCAGGCAGCACCGCTTCGGAGCCTGCCTTCTCCAACGTGCTCACTCCGGGACGCATCCCTGAGTTCTGCATCCCGCCGCGGCTGCCCGTGCCCTGCCCGCCTGAGTGTCCTCCCCCGGCCGCCGCCCTGCCCCGGAGGTGCGCCACCGAACCCGACCTGTGGCCCGGCACACCCGACGAGGCCGCGGGCCGCACCGACTGGGACCCGCGCTCGCAGGCCGCGCTGTCGCTGCCGCACCTGCCCCGCGCGCGCACGGCCTACGGCTTCTGCGCGCTGCTCGAGAGTCCGCACACGCGCCGCAAGGAGTCGCTCTTCCTCGGAGGCCCCGGCGCCGCCGCGCTGCCGCGGCCGCCCCCCGCCCGGCCCGCGCCGCGTCCCCGGGCCCACACCTACGGCGGCGGCAGCGGCCCCCGAGCTCAGGACACAGCCCCCGCCGCCACCCCCGTGGTCCCCGGCCgaccccgccgccgccgcctcctgcGAGCCCCCGACGGGCTGCTGAGCCGCGCGCTGCGGGCCCGGAGGTGTCGCGGCCTGGCGCGCGCCCGCTGCGTCTCCAGCGGGGACGAGGACGAGGAGCGCGGCGCCGGCTCGGAGGCCCCGGCCGCGGTCCCCGCCGCGTGCTTGTTGCCGCCACCGGGCCCGCGGCCCGAGCGCCTGAAGGCCGAGGGCACCGTGGCTCTGGGCCGCGCCGGCGGCGCCCTGCTCCTGGCCGCCGAGTACTGTCCGGCCAGCGGGCGCCTCTGCATCCGGCTGCTCGGCGCCGAGGGTCTGGCTGGGGGCGGCCCCGAGCCCCGCGCCGTGGGCTGCCGCCTCAGCCTGGTCCTGCAGCCGCCGGGCACGACGCGCAAGCGGCGGAGCGCTGTGGGGGGACGCAGCCGCAAGGCCGCCTTCGACCAGGACTTCTGCTTCGACGGGCTCACCGAGGACGAGCTGCGCCGCCTGGCCGTGCGCGTCAAGGCCGAGGGCAAGGGCCGCGGCCTGGAGCGGGGCCGCCTGCTGGGCCAGGGCGAGCTGCCGCTGGGCTCCCTCCTGCTCCTCTGA